DNA from Bradyrhizobium diazoefficiens USDA 110:
CGCCGCTACGTCAAGGCGGCAAGGCAACTGCGGTCTTGCGACCTTTGCAGGAGGCGGCCGGACCCGGCGCCGGCTTTCGATACCAGTTTCGAAACCCGCGCAGGCGCTAGTTCGGCGGGATCATCCGAACGAGATCGCGCGGATTGACATAGTCGAGCTGGAAACGTGCCCGCTCGTCCAGCATGTCTGGATCGATCCTCGCCGAACGCAGCAGCGAGACTCGCTGCTCGCTCCTGGCGCGCTCGCGCTTGAGCTGGGCCAGCTCGCTCGTCAGCGCGATGATCTCCTGGTCGAGTTCCTGGCGGGCGTTGAGGCCGTATTTGCCGGTATAGGCGTTGACGCCGAAATAGCCGACGATGGCAGCCGCCATCGCATAGAGGGCAAGACCGGTCAGGATCGATTTGAGGCGCGCGCGGGAGACCATCTTGGGAAGATGGGGCAGCTTGGTTAAGGGAGCGCTAATCTTGGCAAACTGTCATTCCGGGGCGATGCGCAGCATCGAACCCGGAATCTCGAGGTTCCGGGTTCGGCTCTTCGAGCCGCCCCCGGAATGACAAGGTTGTTCAGCCTCAGCCGTGATGCTTGGCCACGTGGGCCGTGAAGGCGTCGATATAGGCCTGGAGCACGGTCTTGAGCGCGTCCTTGGCGAGGTTACCCTCGGCATCGAAGGCGTCGCCAACCGCGTTCAGGTAGGTCTCGGGCTGCTGCATGATCGGGCCGGCAATGCCCGGCAGGATGTTCTGGAGCGTCTTGGCCGCGCTGACGCCGCCGAGCGGGCCCGGCGAGTTCGAGATGATGCCGACCGGCTTGCCGTTGAACGAGCTCTTGCCATAGGGGCGCGAGGCGACGTCGATGGCATTCTTGAGGACGCCCGGGATGGCGCGATTGTATTCCGGGGTGACGAACAGGACACCGTCCGATTTCTGGAGCTTTTCGCGGAAGGCCAGCCAGTCCGCGGGCGGCGCGCCCTCGAGGTCCTGGTTGAAAAAGGAGATGCCCGCCGGCGTGATGACCTCGAGCTTGAGAGAGGCCGGCGCGAGCTTGGCGAGCGCATTGGCGATCTTCAGCGAAAAACTGTCCTTGCGCAGGCTGCCGGCGATCACGACGATATTGTAGGCCATGGAGTGTCCTCAGAACTTGAGCGGGAGTGCCGGGCGGCACTTAAGCGATCCGGACCAATGGATGCAAGTGCATGAACCGGTCCGATTTGGAAACATTGAGTTTCTGAAACCGTCGTCCCAAACAATCAGGCCGCCAAGCGGCGGCCCGATCTTTCGCACAAACGTCCACCGATCAGATCGTCGGATTCCAGGCCGACGGGATCAGGCGATATTTGGCGCCGTCCTTCTCGACGTGGCCGACCGAGGGGAAGGTGAAGTGGAAGCCGATCACCGTCGCCTTCTCGGCCGCCGCCATGTCGTAGAATTTGTGGCGCGTCTGCTGCGCCAACGCGGCATCGGTGTCGAACACCACGTGCCAGTCCGGATTGCGCAGGAAGAACTCCGGAATGTTGGTGACATCGGACTGGATCAGCACCTTGGCATCGCCGGATGCAACCGCAAACGAGGTGTGGCCGGGCGTATGGCCGGGCGTCGCGATCGATGTGATGCCGGGCGCGACCTCCTTGCCCCACTCGTACTTGGTGACCTTGGATTCGAGGCCGGCGAAGGTCTTCTTCACGTTGGCGAAGTAGTTCTTCATCATCGCGTTGGACTCTGCCTTGGCGGCGTTGTCCTCGCTGGTCCAGAACTCCCAGTCCTTGCCCGGCACCATGATCTCCGCATTCGGGAACGCGAGCGCGCCGTCGGCGAGGCGAATGCCGTTGGTGTGATCGGGATGCAGATGCGAGAGCAGCACGACGTCGATGCTCTTGGAATCGACGCCGGCGGCCGCGAGGTTTTGCAGGGTGCGGCCGACCGCGCCCTTGCTGGGCTCGAGATTGGCGGCGCCGTTGCCGGCATCGATCAGGACGAGCTTGGAGCCGGTGTTGATGAGCTGCGGATTGAACGGCACCGTGACCATGCCCTTCGGCATGTAGGCCGCCTCGCCGGCCGCGAGCGCCTCGTCCTTGGGCGCGTTGACGACGAACTTGTCCGGCATCGGGAAGGTGCGCGCGCCGTCGTTGATCGAGGTACACTCAAGGCTGCCGACCTTGTAGCGGTAGAAGCCCGGCGCCTGCGTCCCGCTTGGCGGCACTGAGGCACGAGCAGTGATCGGTCCGAGCCCGGTAACGGCAGCCGCGCCCACAGCGGCCGCGCCCGCCAGCAAGTGGCGGCGATTCAGATCAGTCATGGAAGTGTCCCCTTCTTTGCTTGCGGTTGTCCCGCTTTCAAT
Protein-coding regions in this window:
- a CDS encoding MBL fold metallo-hydrolase, translated to MTDLNRRHLLAGAAAVGAAAVTGLGPITARASVPPSGTQAPGFYRYKVGSLECTSINDGARTFPMPDKFVVNAPKDEALAAGEAAYMPKGMVTVPFNPQLINTGSKLVLIDAGNGAANLEPSKGAVGRTLQNLAAAGVDSKSIDVVLLSHLHPDHTNGIRLADGALAFPNAEIMVPGKDWEFWTSEDNAAKAESNAMMKNYFANVKKTFAGLESKVTKYEWGKEVAPGITSIATPGHTPGHTSFAVASGDAKVLIQSDVTNIPEFFLRNPDWHVVFDTDAALAQQTRHKFYDMAAAEKATVIGFHFTFPSVGHVEKDGAKYRLIPSAWNPTI
- a CDS encoding FtsB family cell division protein, yielding MVSRARLKSILTGLALYAMAAAIVGYFGVNAYTGKYGLNARQELDQEIIALTSELAQLKRERARSEQRVSLLRSARIDPDMLDERARFQLDYVNPRDLVRMIPPN
- a CDS encoding NADPH-dependent FMN reductase gives rise to the protein MAYNIVVIAGSLRKDSFSLKIANALAKLAPASLKLEVITPAGISFFNQDLEGAPPADWLAFREKLQKSDGVLFVTPEYNRAIPGVLKNAIDVASRPYGKSSFNGKPVGIISNSPGPLGGVSAAKTLQNILPGIAGPIMQQPETYLNAVGDAFDAEGNLAKDALKTVLQAYIDAFTAHVAKHHG